From the Brassica napus cultivar Da-Ae chromosome A8, Da-Ae, whole genome shotgun sequence genome, one window contains:
- the LOC106362204 gene encoding scarecrow-like protein 14 yields the protein MGSYSGGSLDGFDFTSEFDNLPASNQTVDSSDGFYLDDPLLNFVSFDHSSAPPPETYPQKNVAAASGDRLASPSDDSEFSDSVLKYISQVLMEEDMEEKPCMFHDALALQAAEKSLYEALGEQYPSSVEHGASYPEKLAEDSPDGSFPSGGGFSDYASTTTSSDSHWSLDGLENNNRPSWLQTPFPSNFVFQSTSRSTSVNSGGNTASFGSSMFKDNELAMQFKRGVDEASKFLPKSSQLFIDVDSYVPKNSRFDENTSEVFVKTEKKDDADPPPPSSNRLTRKKKSHWRDEDEDLAEERSNKQSAVYVEETELSEMFDKILLCGGTGQPVCITDQKFPTEAKTRGKKSTATTTNSNSSKGSKKETADLRTLLVLCAQAVSVDDRRTANEMLRQIREHSSPLGNGSERLAHYFANSLEARLAGTGTQIYTALSSKKTSAADMLKAYQTYISVCPFKKAAIIFANHSIMRLTANADTIHIVDFGISYGFQWPALIHRLSFRPGGPPKLRITGIELPQRGFRPAEGVHETGHRLARYCQRYKVPFEYNAIAQKWETIRVEDLKIEQGEFVVVNSLFRFKNLLDETVVVNSPRDAVLKLIRKANPSVFIQAVLSGSYNAPFFVTRFREALFHYSALFDMCDSKLAREDEMRLMFEKEFYGREIMNVVACEGTERVERPESYKQWQARVIRAGFKQLPLEKELMQNLKLKIENGYDKNFDIDQNGNWLLQGWKGRIVYASSVWVPSSS from the coding sequence GGTTTGATTTCACTAGCGAGTTTGATAATTTGCCTGCCTCAAACCAAACCGTAGATTCATCTGATGGGTTCTACCTAGATGACCCTCTCTTAAATTTCGTCTCTTTCGATCATTCCTCTGCTCCTCCTCCAGAGACTTATCCTCAGAAGAACGTTGCTGCTGCATCAGGAGATCGCTTGGCATCTCCATCTGATGACTCTGAGTTCTCTGACTCTGTTCTCAAGTACATAAgccaggtgcttatggaggaaGACATGGAAGAGAAGCCTTGTATGTTTCATGACGCTTTGGCTCTTCAAGCCGCTGAGAAATCTCTCTACGAAGCCCTTGGTGAACAGTACCCTTCTTCAGTGGAACATGGAGCTTCTTACCCTGAGAAGTTAGCTGAAGATAGCCCTGATGGTTCTTTCCCAAGTGGTGGTGGTTTTAGTGACTACGCAAGCACCACTACTTCCTCTGATTCACACTGGAGCCTTGATGGTTTGGAGAATAATAATAGACCTTCTTGGTTACAGACACCCTTCCCTAGTAACTTTGTGTTCCAGTCCACTTCTAGGTCCACCAGTGTCAACAGTGGTGGTAATACTGCTTCTTTCGGGTCGAGTATGTTCAAAGACAATGAACTGGCTATGCAGTTCAAAAGAGGAGTTGATGAAGCGAGTAAGTTCCTTCCCAAATCTAGTCAGCTCTTCATAGACGTGGACAGTTACGTCCCAAAGAACTCTAGATTCGACGAAAACACCTCTGAGGTCTTTGTTAAGACGGAGAAGAAGGATGATGcagatcctcctcctccttcttccaACAGATTAACCAGGAAGAAGAAAAGTCACTGGCGCGACGAAGACGAAGACTTGGCTGAAGAAAGAAGCAACAAACAGTCAGCTGTTTACGTCGAAGAAACCGAGCTTTCTGAAATGTTTGATAAGATCTTGCTATGCGGCGGCACGGGTCAGCCTGTATGCATTACTGACCAGAAGTTTCCAACAGAAGCAAAGACTCGTGGAAAGAAATCAACAGCTACTACTACTAATAGTAATAGCAGTAAAGGTTCCAAGAAAGAAACTGCTGATCTGAGAACTCTTTTGGTACTCTGCGCACAAGCTGTATCAGTAGACGATCGTAGAACTGCAAACGAGATGCTAAGACAGATACGTGAGCATTCCTCTCCTCTAGGCAACGGATCAGAAAGACTAGCTCATTATTTCGCAAACAGTCTCGAAGCGCGGTTAGCTGGGACCGGCACACAGATCTACACAGCGTTATCTTCCAAGAAAACGTCTGCAGCTGATATGCTAAAGGCTTACCAGACGTACATCTCCGTGTGCCCGTTCAAGAAAGCTGCTATCATATTTGCTAACCACAGCATCATGCGTTTGACTGCGAACGCCGATACCATCCATATTGTGGATTTTGGGATCTCTTATGGCTTTCAGTGGCCTGCTCTGATCCACCGCCTCTCGTTCAGACCTGGTGGTCCTCCCAAGCTGAGGATCACTGGGATTGAGCTGCCTCAGCGCGGGTTTAGACCGGCTGAGGGAGTTCACGAGACGGGCCATCGGTTGGCTAGGTACTGTCAGCGTTACAAGGTCCCATTTGAGTACAACGCGATAGCTCAGAAGTGGGAAACGATAAGAGTAGAAGACTTGAAGATCGAGCAAGGAGAGTTTGTAGTTGTGAACTCTCTCTTCCGTTTCAAGAACCTTTTGGACGAGACCGTTGTTGTCAACAGCCCTAGAGACGCGGTTTTGAAGCTGATAAGGAAAGCGAACCCGAGCGTCTTCATCCAAGCGGTCTTAAGCGGCTCCTACAACGCGCCGTTCTTTGTGACCAGGTTTAGAGAAGCTTTGTTTCATTACTCGGCGCTGTTTGATATGTGTGACTCGAAGCTGGCGAGGGAGGACGAGATGAGACTGATGTTTGAGAAGGAGTTTTACGGGAGGGAGATCATGAACGTTGTGGCTTGCGAAGGGACGGAGAGAGTTGAGAGGCCTGAGAGTTATAAGCAGTGGCAGGCGAGGGTGATACGAGCTGGGTTTAAGCAGCTTCCGCTTGAGAAGGAGCTGATGCAGAATCTGAAGCTGAAGATTGAGAACGGGTATGATAAGAATTTCGATATTGATCAGAATGGGAACTGGTTGCTTCAGGGGTGGAAAGGTAGGATTGTGTATGCTTCTTCTGTTTGggttccttcttcttcttga